TTCTTCTTTTTTCTCTAAGGTTCTTAGCTGGCGTGTTTGGAGTATAAAAATATTTCCTTCCTCATCGATAGCCCATTCGATATCCTGAGGGCTTCCATAATATTCTTCGATTTTTATCGCTATTTTTAACAACTCAAATATCTCTTCCTCGTTTAAAGAAGTTGAAGAAATGCTAGAAGGTAGAGGTATTTCTTCTATCCCACCTGTTTCTTTACAAATAAGCATTTTAGGCTGTTTTCCTGGAAGTTTTTCAAGGATGCTTCCTTTTCTGTTTACGATGTAGGTTTCAGGAGTTACACTACCATCAACCACTAATTTCCCTAATCCTCTTACTGCGGTTATTATTATGCTATCAGCCTCCGGATTGTTAGGATTGCGTGTATATATTACCCCACCAGATCGAGCGTTTACCATAGAAAGGACTCCAACTGCCATAACCATATCTGTTTCTGAAAATCCTTTGGTTTTATAGTAAAAAATAGCTCTTGGATTAAAAAGACTTGCGATAACTTTTTTATAATAGTAAGGAATACTTTCTCCAGAGACGTTTAAAAAAGAGGAATATTGTCCTGCAAAACTAAATTCAGAATCTTCAAAAATTGCACTGCTTCTTACGGAAACCATACATCTGCGGTTGAGTTTTTTACATAGATGTTCATAAGAGGATTGTATAGAGTTAAAAATTTCTTCAGGTATGTTTGAATTTATGATCAATTCTTGAATTTGTTGACTTCCTTTGTTTAGGCTCTCTATTTTGTTAATCTCAATGTTTTGAAGGATCTCAAAAATTTTTTCTTTAAGTTGCGTTTTTTCTATAAATTTCAAAAAGGCATAAGAAGTAATAACAAATCCTTCAGGAGTAGATATGTTAAGGATATTCTTAAGTTCTGCAAGATGAGTTATTTTACCACCTGCAACCAACAATGAATCTTTATCGATAGCTTCAAGGGGAAGGGTAAACTCAGTTTCTGGGATTTCGATTTTTGAAGTTAAAATTTTTTCTATTTTTTGTTTGATTTCGTGAAAAACGTTTTCTAATGTTGTAAACTTCCTTTCAGAAAGGGCTTTTAAATTTTTAATTATTTCATTTACTGAGTCTAAGATTTCTTTTACGCTATGTTGGATATAATGCATGTCGAAAAGATATTCTCCAGAGAGTTTTTCCTCCATGTCCGCCATGATGGTTAGGGCTCGATTGTTTTCTTCAAGGACTTTTTGAAAAAAAACATACTTTTCATATAAAATTTTTTTCAATCTTGCTTTTTCTTCCTCTTTCTTAGAATTGGAAAGCCCAAACCAATCTAATATTTTTTTCATGATACCTCCGAATTTTAAATTCTACACTAAACAAAATAAACAATATTTGAATTTTTACAATATACCTTAGTATTTTAGTGCTCAATCTTTTAATTTTTAAATATATTTAAAAAATTAAAAAATTTGTCCTTCACCCTATTGACAAAAACATATTTTTATATATAATTTAAACATTGTAATGTTATAACTTTGTTTTGTTATATTATTATAACAAATTGAATAAAAGGAAAGAGAAGGTTTATGGTTGAGTTGATTAGTAGAGAGGAGCATGAAAAGCTTTATTTGCAAATATTTGAAATTTTAAAGAGAAAGATCGAAGGTGGAGAGTGGAAACCTGGGTCTAAGATTCCTACTGAGGAACAACTTTGTAAAATGTTTAATGTAAGTAGGGTAACGGTAAGAAATGCTGTCTTAGAGCTTGTAAGGCATGGGTATTTGATAAGGAAACAAGGTAAGGGTACATTCGTAAGAAAAAATCTGGTTTTAGAAGGCTTGACCATGTCGACGTTTCTCAAAACTCTTTGGGTTGAAGATGAAAGCATCTTAAGTAAAAAAGTTATTGCCAAAACTGTTGTTATGCCAATTGATGGCTTGCACGAAGAACTTGAGATTCCTGAGAATAAGCATGTGATATATGTTAAAGTTCTCTGGGAAAGCGAACAAGGACCTTCTATTCTTCAAGAATCTTTTGTACCTTTTAGCATATGTCCACAACTTCTTGAGGAGGATATCGAAAATCAATCGATTATCGACCTTTTTGAAAAAAAATATAGTATAAAAATTACAAAAGTATATACTTTTTTTGAGGTTTTTTATTTAAATAAAGAGCTGGCTGATCTGCTTCAAACTGCTGAAGGTAGTCCTGTAGTTTTGATGAAGCAAAAGGTTTTTTCCGGAGATACAGTGGTGCTCTTAACCCATTTTTACAAAAAAAAGGATAGTACCAAATTGTTTTTGCTATTAAGAAGACAAACATAAAAAGTTAGGGGGTGGGTTATGTCATCAGGGAAATTAGTTAAAGATGTGATGTTGGGAATATTCGAGTATCCTCATATTCCCTACTGGTTTACCGTCGAACAGGCTATAAAAGTTGTTAAAGCCTCTTTTATCCAAACCCAAAAACACACGGATCCGATTACAATTCTTGTTTTTGACGAAAAGTATAATCTTTTGGGAACGGTTACTATTAAAGACATCTTAAAAGGAATTGAACCTTCATTTCTTAAGCCTCCTCAAAAGGCGCAGGTTCCAGAAGAAGAACAAATCGGACTTGCTATAGTATGGGATAGTTTGTTTACAAAAGAGTCTAAAAAATTGGCTCAAAGGCAGATAAGTGAGATTATGGTTCCTGCTAAATATTTTGTAGAACCATTAGACCCGGTTACTAAAGCTGCTTATTTGATGATCCATCATGATTTGCCAGTTTTGCCAGTTATTGAAGACAAAAAGAAGTTTGTTGGTATTGTAAGAATAGCTGAAGTTTTTGACGCCATATGTGAAGAGATAATCAAAGGATAGGAGGGGAAGGAAATGGCTAAGGAAAAAAGACCAGAGGGGTTGCCTGAACCACCAAAGGAGATTTATGTTGCCAAGGAAAAAAGAAAGATTAATTGGAAAAGAATTTTTTTTATTTTTCTTGGTTTAGCCTGTTTTTTTGCTGTTTATTTTTCACCTCCATGGCCAGATGCAGTGGATCCATTAGGAAAACATTTCCCCTTATCTCAACAAGCAAAGGGGGCTATAGGATTATTCCTTATGGCAGGTATTTGGTGGGTTTTTGAGGTTGTTCCTATAGGGGTTACAAGCATCGCAATAGGAGTTTTCCAGGCTCTATTTGCCATTCGTTCTGCCAAAGATGCTTTTCGTGATTTTATGGATCCTTCTGTTATGTTTATCTTTGGTTCTGTGGTTGTCGGGATTGCCTTCACCAAAACAGGACTTACTAAAAGAATTGCTTACAAAATGCTAGAAATAGTAGGTGAAAGAACAAGCATGATCCTTTTAGGAGCTCTTGTAGTCACAGCAGCGTTAACCCATTTTATGGCACACACCGCAGCTGCTGCAACAGTTTTTCCGATTTTACTGGCAATAAATTCTTTATATGGGGAATCTGAAAAACCAACGAAATTTGGAAAAGCCTTGTTCATAGGGATGGCTTATGCTGCTGGAGCGGGAAGTATTGTTACCTTTTTAGGAGCAGCAAGAGGACCTGCAGCTGCAGGTATGTTTAAAGAGTTTACAGGAAGAGATATAGGATTTTTTGAACTAACTAAGTATATGTTTTTGATTGGTTGGCTGATGGTTTTCCTTATCTGGCTTTATTTTATTATCGTGCTTAAGCCAGAAAAATCCGTTATTAAGGGATTAAAAGAAAAGGTAAAACACATGATGAAAGAACTTGGGCCTATGACTATCCAAGAGAAATTGGTTATTATTATAGTAATTGCAGTTGTTTTGGTTATGTCAGCTCAATCTTTTGTCCCTGCATTACAACCCTTAGATCGTGCAGCTATTATGCTTTGCTCTACCTTGCTGTTTTTCCTCCTGGGAATTCTTACTGTGAAAGAACTTGAAGAAGTCCCATGGAATATAATCCTTCTCTTCAGTGGAGCTATGAGTATTGGTTTTTGTTTGTGGAAAACAGGTGCAGCTCAGTGGATTGCTGTTAATTGGCTTGCACTTTTCAAAAGTGCACCTTGGATTATTTTTGTTTTGGGTGTATCTGTTTTTGTGTTGTTAATGACTAATTTTATCATGAACGTTGCTGCAATAGCTATATCTTTACCCGTATCTTTGGTTATCGCTCAGTATCTTGGTGTGGCTCCTGATGTTATACTTTATAGTTCTTTGGTAACAGCTGGTATGCCATTCTTGCTATTGATTGGAGCAGCTCCTAATGCGATTGCCTATCAGTCAGGACAGTTTACTCCAGGAGAATTTTTTAAACACGGTATTGTAATGAGCATAGTTCTTATTTTGGTCCTTGCATTTTTTGTTGTTGTAATTTGGCCATTCTTGGGAATGCCAATATTACTAAAATAAAAAAATAAAATTAAGGAGGTAGGATATGGTTATTCAGCCAATTTTAGAGAAAATTTTTGGAAAGTTTTATAGAGAGTATGATTTCATAAAAAGATCATATGATATCTTAAAAGATTTTGGTTTTAACGATGGAAATTCCATAGCCTCTGTTTGTGTATGTAGAGACGAGATCTCCCAGACAGTAAGAAGTCACATAAAAAGAATGTGGGGGGAAGCCTTTAATTTTTCCAGTCTTGCTGGGCTTTTCACAGCCGGTAAGACTGGGATGAAAGCTTTTATAAGCCATGCTCCGCAGGTAGATGGTAAAGAACGATATGTTTTTTATGCCTTTTCTCACATCGCAATTGATGAAAACGAAAACATGGGAGTATGCAAAAGGAAAGGGCTTGAAAAATCTCATGCTTGTGGGGCTTTGTGTCTTTTTCTTAATGAACTTAAGTCAGGAAAGATAAGTATAAGACTTGATGAAGAGGATATCGAAGAAAGTCTTTTAAAAAGAAGATTGCTTAGAGAATTGAAATACGGAGAGATCCCAGACCTTCTTACTCTTACCAAAAAAACCCTTAAGGTAATCGTAGAAGATCTTGAGCATATAATAGAAAAGGTTGTGGATACTAAAAAGGCTGATTATGCCGTTATTTCAGGAATTCAGGTGCATGGACCAGAGGAAAACTACATCATTCCTGATGAATCTTACGTAGTGGTTAACGGTGAAAAGAAAGAAATAAAAATTTAGATTTAGGGGGTTTCCATGAAGAAAACTTTCTTTTTGTTTGCCCTTTTTATTTTAATTTTACCTTTTTTGGTTTTTGCCGAGGATAATTCTCAGCAAAACATGGATAAGATTCATATTTCAGGCATAATTTTTGATAATCATAAAGAGCCGGTTAAAGAGGCAGAGATAAAACTGTTAGTTGATGGAAAACCTTATAAGATACTAAAAGAACATGGTAAGGTGGATAAAGTTATTAGTTCTTCTCATGGGACCTTTCAGCTTGACTTTCAACTGCCAAAGGGCTTAATTGAAACCGGAAAGATTCAACTTGAGATTGCCAAAACTTCGTTTAAAAAAACTGTAGTTGAGATTAAAAAGGAAGATTTTGCCGTAAAAGGCAATGAGTTTTATGTCAACAAAAATATCATACTTGAGCGGTATATAGGGCCTGCTTTCTGGATTGCCACCATAGTTTTTG
Above is a genomic segment from Thermodesulfobacterium commune DSM 2178 containing:
- a CDS encoding PEP/pyruvate-binding domain-containing protein, producing MKKILDWFGLSNSKKEEEKARLKKILYEKYVFFQKVLEENNRALTIMADMEEKLSGEYLFDMHYIQHSVKEILDSVNEIIKNLKALSERKFTTLENVFHEIKQKIEKILTSKIEIPETEFTLPLEAIDKDSLLVAGGKITHLAELKNILNISTPEGFVITSYAFLKFIEKTQLKEKIFEILQNIEINKIESLNKGSQQIQELIINSNIPEEIFNSIQSSYEHLCKKLNRRCMVSVRSSAIFEDSEFSFAGQYSSFLNVSGESIPYYYKKVIASLFNPRAIFYYKTKGFSETDMVMAVGVLSMVNARSGGVIYTRNPNNPEADSIIITAVRGLGKLVVDGSVTPETYIVNRKGSILEKLPGKQPKMLICKETGGIEEIPLPSSISSTSLNEEEIFELLKIAIKIEEYYGSPQDIEWAIDEEGNIFILQTRQLRTLEKKEETKVYLPTRIKGAKVLVEKGLIACKGVGYGKAFVLNSEEELNQFPEGYILVAKHTNPKYVVVMNKAAAIVTDVGSPTGHMASLSREYKVPTLLNTEIATKVIKHGQENTVDAINGVIYEGKVQELIEAYGKTKKDPFQETLTFKTLERVLKLIVPLYLVDPTSEDFKAENCKTLHDITRFCHEMVMHEMFTLWDRYQDSDIHAVPLLADIPVGILVLDIGEGLKEGIKKATPEDILSIPFKAILKGMRSMKWPEPPPVDAKGFLGMIAHTATIPEEELQETGKKSFCVVTQNYMNFSIRLGYHFSMIEAYVSENINDNYVKFFFKGGGAALDRRLRRVKLITEILKDLRFRVNVKEDVIDAVLFKYDSPTIEKTLEILGKLTAFTKQLDMVLFNDAITQMYLEEFRTKYIKELID
- a CDS encoding GntR family transcriptional regulator, encoding MVELISREEHEKLYLQIFEILKRKIEGGEWKPGSKIPTEEQLCKMFNVSRVTVRNAVLELVRHGYLIRKQGKGTFVRKNLVLEGLTMSTFLKTLWVEDESILSKKVIAKTVVMPIDGLHEELEIPENKHVIYVKVLWESEQGPSILQESFVPFSICPQLLEEDIENQSIIDLFEKKYSIKITKVYTFFEVFYLNKELADLLQTAEGSPVVLMKQKVFSGDTVVLLTHFYKKKDSTKLFLLLRRQT
- a CDS encoding CBS domain-containing protein is translated as MSSGKLVKDVMLGIFEYPHIPYWFTVEQAIKVVKASFIQTQKHTDPITILVFDEKYNLLGTVTIKDILKGIEPSFLKPPQKAQVPEEEQIGLAIVWDSLFTKESKKLAQRQISEIMVPAKYFVEPLDPVTKAAYLMIHHDLPVLPVIEDKKKFVGIVRIAEVFDAICEEIIKG
- a CDS encoding SLC13 family permease — encoded protein: MAKEKRPEGLPEPPKEIYVAKEKRKINWKRIFFIFLGLACFFAVYFSPPWPDAVDPLGKHFPLSQQAKGAIGLFLMAGIWWVFEVVPIGVTSIAIGVFQALFAIRSAKDAFRDFMDPSVMFIFGSVVVGIAFTKTGLTKRIAYKMLEIVGERTSMILLGALVVTAALTHFMAHTAAAATVFPILLAINSLYGESEKPTKFGKALFIGMAYAAGAGSIVTFLGAARGPAAAGMFKEFTGRDIGFFELTKYMFLIGWLMVFLIWLYFIIVLKPEKSVIKGLKEKVKHMMKELGPMTIQEKLVIIIVIAVVLVMSAQSFVPALQPLDRAAIMLCSTLLFFLLGILTVKELEEVPWNIILLFSGAMSIGFCLWKTGAAQWIAVNWLALFKSAPWIIFVLGVSVFVLLMTNFIMNVAAIAISLPVSLVIAQYLGVAPDVILYSSLVTAGMPFLLLIGAAPNAIAYQSGQFTPGEFFKHGIVMSIVLILVLAFFVVVIWPFLGMPILLK